Proteins co-encoded in one Poecilia reticulata strain Guanapo unplaced genomic scaffold, Guppy_female_1.0+MT scaffold_1594, whole genome shotgun sequence genomic window:
- the LOC103461455 gene encoding tyrosine-protein kinase JAK3-like → MQLSILFSDMPMNFREEESTPLVLRDRGGSQKSSSSVEAGLQVHIYFFPGTKDATVIQISSGLISAENVCIQAGKKSGILPVYLSLFGLASAGLSFWYPPSHMFDSDENLVVHFRVRFFFGNWFGQGPRTSYRYSLTKDRISLVLDYNVIDYLFAQVKNMNIMLINIKGNNFTIFYISVLMMYHCKGRQTVKK, encoded by the exons ATGCCGATGAATTTCAGAGAGGAAGAATCGACCCCCCTAGTGTTGAGAGACCGGGGGGGCAGCCAGAAGTCCAGTTCGAGCGTGGAAGCCGGCTTACAAGTACACATCTACTTTTTTCCTGGCACAAAGGATGCGACAGTGATACAAATTTCATCCGGACTGATaagtgcagaaaatgtttgcatccaagcaggaaagaaaagtg GAATCTTACCAGTGTACCTGAGCCTTTTCGGTTTAGCCTCTGCAGGTCTTTCATTTTGGTATCCGCCATCACACATGTTTGACTCAGACGARAACTTGGTGGTTCATTTTAGAGTGAG GTTTTTCTTTGGGAACTGGTTTGGCCAAGGACCAAGAACTTCATACCGCTACAGTCTGACAAAGGACAGAATCAGTCTGGTGCTTGACTATAATGTCATAGATTACCTTTTTGCTCAGGTAAAGAACATGAACATCATGCTCATTAATATTAAAGGCAATAACTTCACTATATTTTACATCAGTGTATTAATGATGTACCATTGCAAAGGAAGGCAGACTGTAAAAAAGTGA